GCACAGCCGGGGCGCCTCGGTCATCCTCTCGGCGCTGGGCGATCCGGTTTATTCCAGGGAATTTCGGGATGCGACCGACAAGGCGACCGCGGCATGGGGGGACGATTACAGGCATCTGCTGACGCCGAAACCGCCGGTCTCCGGCCGGAACAACCGCCTCCATATCCTGCTGATGGCCGCCGCGGTCGGACGGATCGATTTCTGCGACGTGAGCGAACAGGAGCGGCTCGATCGCAATCAGGGGTGCCGCAAGCTTCGCCCGCTCCCCGATGTCAAAAGCTTCCGCTACACGATCAATACCGGCGATCCGGTGTTGCGGAAGTTTCTTGGCCTGGGTTCGCGGCTCAACCCTACGACCTTCGGCCTCAATCCGGAGGTCGGGCGGGCAATCGACGAAGAAGCCTATGGCGGCATGATGCGGCAATATTACACCGATCCGCCACGCATGAAGCACAGCTTTATCGGATATGTCACCGACCAGACATTTGCCCGCATGCTGGCGGACGAGGGGGTATTGAAGCCTGATTGACCCGTGTCGGCCGCGCCTTCCTGACAGCTCCTCATTGCGTGAACGGTCATCGCCGTTCCAGGAACCACGGCCCGGCCATCGCGTTGGTTGGACCTTGTCCATGGCGCGAGCGGATTCATGCACATCATCCTTGGCGGAACGGGTCATGTCGGGTCGGCGGCGGCGAAGGCGCTGCTCGCCAGGGGCGAGCCGGTCACCATTGTCGCTCGTGAGGAAGCGAAGGCGGAAGATCTGAAGCGGGCAGGGGCGAAAGTCGCAGTCGCCGATGTACTCGACACCGACGCGCTGCACCGCGTCCTCGCCACCGGCACGCGCGCTTTCCTGCTCAATCCGCCGGCCGACCCCAAGACCGATACCGATGCGCAGGAGAAGCGCACCATTGCCGCGATCCTCACCGCGCTTGACGGCGCGGGGCTGGACAAGATCGTCGCCCATTCGACTTATGGCGCGCAGGCTGGCGATCGGCTCGGCGATCTCAACACACTCTATGCGCTTGAGCAGGGCGTGAAGGCGCAAGCCATCCCCGCCGCGATTATCCGTGCCGCCTATTATTTCAGCAACTGGGACGCAGCTCTGGAAACGGCGCGCGCGGACGGCGTCGTCCACACCATGTACCCGGTCGATTTCGAACTGCCGATGGTCGCGCCACAGGATCTGGGCGAGCAGGCCGCGCGCCTGCTGACCGACGATCGCACCGGCACCTATTATGTCGAAGGGCCGGCGCGTTATTCCTCCGCCGATGTCGCCGCGGCCTTTGCCGCCGCACTGGGCACGCCGGTCAAGGCGATCGCCACGCCGCGCGATCAATGGGTCGAGGGATATAAGGCGCTCGGCTTTTCCGACCGCGCGGCCGAATCCTATGCACGAATGACCGGCATCACACTCGACGGCGATTACGAACAGCCTGATTTGCCGATCCGCGGCAAGGTGACGTTGCACGACTATATCCGGCGGCTGGTCGATGAGTCGCCCGGTGGCTGATCGAACAATTCGCCCTTGTTTTGTGTTCCCTTTTCGTTCTAATTGATGACTCACCGAACCTGCGGTGATTCGTCATCGATGGAGTTGGAATGCAGCACGATCTGCAACTGCGTGCGGCGGTGCGCGCGATCTACGACGCCTGTTATCCGTCCGAAGACTGGGCGCCGACGGGCTTCGACGAAGCGGAGCGGTACCGCACAATTCATTATCGGCAAGCGGTTGATGCGGCGCTGGAGGCGAAGGCCGTTTTGGCCAGCCCGGCCGGGCAGCTGACGCTGTTCGCGGGGCAGTGATGCGCGGCACCTGCGAGCAGCCGGGACCAATTTTCCGGCAGCAACTGGCGAAGGATCATCCGGTCGCTTCGATGATGGCGACCGGTGATCCATGGCTTCTGGCGTGGCGCGGTCAAGCGCTCGTCCGGCTCGATCAACTCGCCCGCGACACCGGCATCCCGGTCGTTCGGCTGTTCGACATCGAACGTGGCGAATCCATCACGCTGGAAGAACTCATCTCTATCGCGCGCGTGATCCACGCCGACCCTGCCGAGCTGATTGCATCATTGCCCGATCCGGCACTGCTGATCGCATAAAGTCGGCATGATCGCGACCGCTGGCGCCGATCCGTCCGGCGCGGGTGATTCAATGGCTGTGCCGGTCGTGACAGAGCCAATTCAGCGATAGCATATCGCCGGCTCTTTCTCATCAGCGGGAAACAGATCGACCGAGTTCCTGAACGACGCTCAGCCCTGGGCGCTCGCTTCGGCCTTGATCACCACCTCACCCTCGTTCTCGCCATCCCAATAATGCGCGCGCTCGCCCTGCACTTTGATCAGCACCAAGCCAGGTGTGTCGACGCCCTGCTTGAACCAACGATCGAGCCCCTTGGCCCAATGTTGTTCGAACTGCGTCTTGTCGCGGATCAGCGCCGCACTCCCTTCGATCGCGACGAAGAAGGGCCGCATGCCGAGCATTCCCGCCTTGCCCTGGAAACTCAGCGAGACCTTGGGATCGGCGGCGATGTCGGTCACCATCCGCGTATCGTCGGTGGTGAAATAGAAACTGTCGCCGTCATACTCGACGTCGCGATTATTGCTCATCGGCCGCGCCCCGATCGCGCCGCCATCGGTATGGGTGGACAGCATCGCGAAATCGATATCGCGCATGCTCTCGGCAATGTCGGACAGGCTCTTGGCCACAGCTTTCTCTCCTTCGACTCTGGAATGCCGCCAACGCCTCAAAGCCGCCTTCGCTCCGTCGAGCGCATGCGATCAGATCCAGCCCGGCGCGTGGACTACCTCCAGCTTCATGCCGTCCGGATCCTCGAAGAACACCGCATAATAGTCGCCCCAATATTGCGGATAATGCGCCGGCGCATCGAGCACCTTGATGCCGCGATCGACCAGCAGTTCGTGCAGCGCATCGACATCGGCCCGGCTTTCCGCCCGCCACGCCAGATGATGCAGCCCCGGCGCATAGCGTTCATGGCGATGTCCGCTCAGCGCCGGATCGCAGGGTTTGAGGCCGAGCGCCGCGCCACGCCCCTCGATCTTCAAATCCCATTCGCATCCGTCGTCATCATCCTTGATGCAGGCATAACCGAGGAATTCGAGTACCGGGCCATAGACGGATTTCGCCGCAGCCAGGTCGCTGACGTTCAGGTCGATGTGATGGAATGCACCGCGATTGATCATGATCACCTCCTCTGGTCATCCGGCGCTATGTCACCCGGCTCGCTTCACGCCGGAAGCGCGGGCAATGCCCAGTCGATTGGCGTCCGGCCATGTGCTTCGAGGAACGCATTCGCCTGGGAAAAGGGCCGGCTGCCGAAAAATCCGCCATAGGCCGAGAGCGGCGAGGGATGCACCGACTTCAGCACAAGGTGGCGCCCGCCGCGGTCCACGCTATCGACGAACGCAGCCTTCTTCTGCGCGTGCGACCCCCACAGCATGAATACGGTCGGCTGGTCCTGCGCATTGACCAGCCGAATCACCGCGTCGGTAAATTTCTCCCAGCCGCGTCCCTGATGCGAGGCGGCGGCGCCCATCCGCACCGTCAACACCGCATTGAGCAGCAGCACACCCTGCTGCGCCCAATGTTCGAGGAAACCATGCCGGGCCGGCGGAATGTCGAGGTCGCTCGCCAGTTCCTTGTAGATATTGACCAGCGATGGCGGCGGCCTGACGCCGGGCTTGACCGAGAAGCACAGTCCATGTGCCTGGCCCTCGCCATGATAGGGATCCTGACCGAGGATCACGACGCGCACATCCTGGAGCGGCGTCAGGTCGAGCGCGCGGAACCATTCGTCGCCACGCGGAAAGAACCGCGTCCCCGCTGCCTTTTCGGCGACCAGGAAGCTTTTCAGCTCCCGCATGTACGGGCTGTCGAATTCGGCGCGCAACGGCTCGAGCCAGGCGGGGTGCAGCTTGATATCAGGCATCGGCGCTTCTCCTCCGGGCTGTGCAGTGCCGGGGGAGCGCGCTCGCTGTCAATTGCGCGCCGACGGGCAATCGTGCCGCAAGGGGCAAGCGTCGCAGTCCGGAGTGTCGGGGCGGCACGCGACCTGGCCCAGCCGCTTGAGCAGCATGTGCAGGGTCAGGAAGTCGTCGGCGTCCCAGTCGGGCATGGCCGCGGTCACTGCTTCGCTGGTTGCGCGCGCATCGCTCCGCGGGGTCACGAAGCTGAGCCTTACGAGCACGCGCAGGACATGGCCGTCGACGATCAGCACCGGCATGCGCAATGTGCTGGCGTTGAGCGTGGCCGCCGCGACCTTCCGTCCCACGCCCGGCAGCCGCTCAAGCCAGGCGAGTGCCGCTTCGAGCGACCGTCCGGCAAGGAAGTCGAGCGTATAATCGGGCCGCTCGCGTCCAATCGTGCGCAACGCCGCGACCAGCCATGCCGCTTTCTCCTGCGCGAAGGTGACATCGCTGATCACCGCCTCGATACCGGAAGGATCGGCCATGGCGATCCCGCGTGCCGAGCCGAAACGGGCGCGAAGCCGGCGATAGGCGGCCAGCGAGACCGGGTCGCGCGTCCGTCCGCTGATCAGCGACTTGACCAACTGGCCGATCGGCTTGCGGTGCGGTAGGGGTTCGATATCGGCGAGTACCGGCATCAGGCTTTCGCGCCAGCGCTCAATGTCCCGGGCTGCAAAATCGAACAGCGATTGCATCGATGCATTATAGAACAAATAGAGAACATATGGAAGCCCACACTGGTCCGGCGGTGGATTGATTTATACTGATCGAGATCAAGCCATTGCCTTTGATGGCAACTTGCTCCGCCGAACATCGTTTTTGGCGGCGTCGGCCCGGCATTCGTGCCGCGGCCGGCTGACCCGCAAGGAGGCACCAATGGGACTTTTCAGCAAGGATATTGCGACGCTCGACGACCTGTTCGTCCACACGCTGCAGGACATTTATTATGCCGAGAATCAGATCACCAAGGCGCTGCCGAAGATGATCGACAAGGCGACCGCGCCCGATCTGAAGGCAGGTTTCGAGCTTCACTTGAGGGAAACCGAGGGGCAGATATCGCGCCTCGAACGTGTTTTCGAGATGCATGGACAGGAACCCAAGGCAGTCACCTGTCCGGCGATCGACGGTATCATCAAGGAGGCGAACGAGATCGCGGGTGACGTGGCCGACAAAGCGGTGCTCGATGCGGCGCTGGTCGCTGCCGCGCAGGCGGTCGAGCATTATGAAATCACGCGCTACGGCACGTTGATCGCCTGGGCGACACAACTTGGCCGCGAGGATTGCGCGGCGGTGCTGGCGGAAACGCTTGCCGAGGAGAAAGCCACCGACGAAAAACTGACGGCGATGGCGGAAAGCAAGGTCAACGCAAAGGCCGAACTGGCCCACGCCTGACCGGCCGACAGGGAGAAGGCGCGGGCCGAATCCACGGCCCGCGTCATTCACCGCTTCTTGACGAACTCCGCACGCAACACGAGGCCCTTGATACCTTCGTAGCGGCAATCGATCTCCTGGGGATCGCCGGTCAACCGGATCGACTTGATCAGCGTGCCGCGCTTCAGCGTCTGGCCGGCACCCTTGACGGTCAGATCCTTGATCAGGGTCACTTGGTCGCCATCGGCAAGCAGATTGCCGACCGCGTCGCGCACCTCGATAGCATTATCACCTGCCTTGGCGCGTGCGTCGGCCGCGCTGATCCACTCGCCGCTCGCCTCGTCATAGACGAACTCGTCGTCGGTATCGCCCATCCCGCTTGTCGATCAGCTCTTGATCGTGGTCATCTCGACCGCCTTGCCCTTGGTCGAGCTGTTGGCGGCGATCGTCTTGACCTTCTCCGCCTTGGGTTTGCGGACTTCCTTGTTGGATTTCTTCTGGCTCTTGGCCATCACGGCTCTCCTTCGGGGCGAAACGCCCGCGTCCCGTCTTACACGAAAAAGAGGCTGGAATACCGTGCTTATACCACTGGGGTATATTGGGGCCGGTAAGGGCGCTGGCCGGATGCCCGATCGCGCGCCCTGCCGGGCCTGTCGCTCAGCTGATCATGTTCGCGCCGGTTGCGGCGCTCTGGCTGAGGATCATGAGGACGGTCATCGCGAAAGAGGCGACGCCGAGAAAGATGCTGCGGGTCATTGGTTTGGTCCCGTAAGGATCGGGGGAATCGTCGTTCCGGTTATGCAACCGGAACGACGGGGACTGCGGCGCTGATCATCACGGCGGCGACGAAGAGCGAGGCAACGAGCGAGAAAGCGACGCGCTGGAAAGCTTCGAAACGGACGGACATGGTATTTACTCCCTTGGTTCGGCGATCCGGACCATCCGGTCACCGATGCAAAGGGAATTGCAGGGAGCGTGCCAGTTTCATAACTGATTGTATTTCTACGATATTATATTTTGAGACCGCCCAATTCCGCCGTGCATGCCAAATTACGCGGTATTTTGCGCCAATAATTGGTGGGTCTGCGATCAGCCAGCCTTGCTTAAGTTCCGGCCGGCGTCCTTGGCGGTATAGAGCAGCCTGTCGGCGCGGGCGAACACCGTGCCGAAAACTTCTTCCGGCTTCGCGATGGTCAGCCCGGCGGAGAAAGTGACGGCACCAAGCGGCTCGTCGGATTCGCGCAGGCGATAGCGTTTCGCGGCGACGGCTTCACGCGCGTTTTCAAGCGTCGCCAGCGCGGCCTCCCGCGTGACACCGACGAATAGTATCGCGAATTCCTCGCCGCCATAACGCGCGACCATATGCCCTTCGCAGCCCTGACGGAGCGCCTCGCCGATTGCCTTGAGTACCCGGTCGCCGATCGAATGACCGAACCGGTCGTTGACCGTCTTGAAATGGTCGATGTCGCACACCGCCAGGCAGACATGGTCGCCGGCCTTCGACCGGGCGGCATAGGCCTCTTCGACCGCGCGGCGATTGGGCAGGTCGGTAAGCGGGTCGCGGCGCGCATTGGCGCGCGCCTCTTCAAGCTTGGTGCGCAGTTCAGCTGCTTCGTGAGTTGCCGCTTCGAGCCGGGTTTCCGCGACATTCACACGGTCGAGCATGCGGGTCGTGATGCGCACGACCTCATCGACGGCCACCGTTTCATGGCTGCGCCGAATCTCGTTCGCGCTCGCGGCCAGATCGCGGCTGAACCCAGCGGTGTCGGTGCGCATCGCCTGCATCATATCGGCAAAGCCTTCGACCTGTAACAGTGTCTGCGCGACCAATCCGTCGCTCTTGGCGAGCGCCATCGCCTCAGTCGGGGTGGGGGCGGCGAGCGCGCCGATTTCGCCGCCGAGATTCTCGATGTCGCGCCGTGACAGGCTAACGCCGCCATCGGTCAGGTGCGCGACAGCGCGGGCCAGCGGCCCCTGGGTGTCGGTAAGAACCCGATAGGCAAAGGCATAATGAAGAGGATCCGGGCTAAGATGATTGTCGCGCAAGAATTCGCCCACGCGACAGAATAGCTGGGTCGACGCGTCAACGGTGTCCGCCACCCGCTGTGTACTTACGCCCGCCATGCCCGCCTCTTTGCCTCTGATCACCTTCGCTTGCGACTCAGGTCGCTTATGGTGCGACTTTTCCGTTGGCGAGATGATAGGGCGGAACTGCTAATAACCGGTGACTGACCGTAACGATATCGTATCGAGCGACGCCGGAATCATTGTCGGTAGGCGGTACTAGCCTGATCAACCGGGATGATGGTCTACATTTTGGAGCGGGCTGGCACCGAATCGACTTCACTCTAACGCGTAAAGGCGAAGCCGATCCGGGCGTGGCTGTCGCTGCTGTCGAACCGGCTGAGCGCTTCGCCGTAGCCGGAAAAGGCCTGGCCGAAGAGATAGAGGCCCGCCGGGCCGATCCTGGTCAGCGGATAGGATATGAACAGTTCGCCCGCGCCCTTGCCGGTGCCAGGATTGCCGCGCAACGTGCCGGCGACTTTCAGCCCGTCGGTCTGGGCGACTGAAGCGCTGAGCGATGTATAACCCCAATAACGGTCGAGATCGGTGCCGCGACCCACTCGGCTCGAATAGAACCAGGCCTGTGGCGTCACCTCGAAGCGCCAGTCGCCGCCAAGGTCGAACGACTTGGTCGCGCGCACGAAGAGCCGATTGACGTCGATCGACTGGCCGCCCGCCTCTCCATTCGAATCGTGACGATAGCCCAGGCCGAGGATCGTCGACTGACCGAGCGGCAATTCGGCGAACAGTTCGGGACTATAGGTGGTTGGGCGAATCGGCCCCGACGGTTTGTCGAGCGCCCAGAACATTGTCTGGGTATAGGCGCCCTTGAACCTCAGGCCATCCTCGTTGCCGAACAACCTGACCGCAACGCTGAACTGCATCTTGGCACCGGCGTCGCCCGGGCCATAGACGCCATAGGTCGGCTCATAAGCACTGATCCGGTCGGCGAGCACGGTCGCGGTGCCGTTGGATCCGCGGGCCAGCGTTTCCGGCCGGCGGTCCGATGCCGCGGCTGTTGCCGCTGTCGCCGGCGGCGTGCCGGCCGTCGCCGCGACCATCTGAGCCGCGGCGGCGAGGCGATAGTGCATGCGTGCGAAGCCACCGGGCGACACCATGGTCTGCCCATCCGGCGCCGCGACCAGGCGCAACCTGGTGCCGTCCTTCGCCACCGTATCGATCGTATCGGGGCCGGCAGCGGGCAGCGCGACCTGACCCTCGTTGATCAGGAAGACCTCGACCCCGTCCTGTGCCGCCGCCGCCGATTCGGGCGGCTCGACCAGGGGGCGAAGCTGGGCAAGGGCCGGTGTGGCAAAGGTCAGGGTCGCAGCGGCGGTCGCCAGGATAAGGAAACGCATGGCCAACTGATGCCAGTCGATTGTTACGGGCGCGAGTCCGATTATCGGCACTGGCGGCGAAGGGCCGGCGACGCTAGGCGGGACTTATGCGCGTTTCCGAGTCAGACATCGCCTTTGCCGGCCGCCTTGCCGATGCGGCGGGCGCCGCGATCCGCCCTTATTTCCGCGAGGCCCATGGGCTGGAGGCGAAGGAAGACGCCTCGCCGGTGACGCTCGCCGACCGCGCCGCCGAACGCGCGATGCGCGAACTGATAGAAACCGCCTATCCGACCGATGCGATCATCGGCGAGGAATATGGCGTGCGCGAAGGGACCAGCGGCCGCGCCTGGGTGCTCGATCCGATCGACGGGACACGCGCTTTCATCTCCGGCCGCCCGATCTTCGGCACGCTGATCGCGCTGGTAGCCGATGGCTGGCCGGTGCTCGGCGTGCTCGACCAGCCGATCCTCAAGGAGCGCTGGCTTGGCGTGATCGGCCGTCCGACCCAGTTCAACGGCAAGCCCGCCAGCACACGGCGTTGCCCCGATCTCGCCAAGGCGCTGCTCGCCACCACGTCGCCCGCTTTGTTCGACGACGGCCAGCTCCATGCCTTCGAACATCTCGAGGCGAGCGTGATGAGCACCGTGCTCGGTGGCGACTGTTATAATTATGGCGGCGTCGCGTCGGGCTGGCTCGATGTGGTGGTCGAGGCCGGGCTCAAGCTGCACGACTTCGCTGCCCTGGTGCCGATCGTCGAAGGCGCGGGCGGGCGGATGTGCGACTGGTCGGGCGACCCGCTGACCGCCGACAGCATCGGCGAAGTGATTGCGGCGGGCGATCCGGCGCGGGTCGAGGAGATTCTCGAGGCGCTGGGCTGCCGGGGGCATGGCTAGCTAGAAATCTCACCTGTTGAAGCGAGGGAGGATTTCAGAAAATCCCGAGGAACTTCTTCTTCTCGCCCTTCTTCTCCGCGTCGGATTTCTTTCCGCTCTCCGCCTTGGCGGTGGTGCCCTTGCCGACATCGTCGCGCGGCTTGCCCTTGGTGGTGAGCTGCGCCTTGGCGGTCGCGCCCGACAGGATCGGGCCGCATGCCGCCGATTTGGCGTCGCCGACATCGACGAATGCGAGAACGCCGACAAGCGGTGTTGCGAGCAGGCTCAGGCCCAGCCCGGCACCGGCGCGACCGACCAGTTCAGGGCTGATCGGGTTGATCGCGGGTGCCGCGAAATAACCGCCGATCGCAACCGGAGACTGGGCGGAGATCAGGCTGAACTTCTTGCCATCGGCGCGAAAAGCGACATCGATCGCTTCGTTGCGGAAGCTAAATCCGCCGCGCCCGATCATCACATTCTTCTGTGTGTCGATCAGGATCGGGTCGGCGGCGGCGATGCCGTTCCTGACGGTAAAGCCGATCAACCCGCAATTGATCTGCACCGGTTCCTTCAATTTTCCCTGGAACATCTTGTACGCGAAGGTGCCGAGATCGAGTTCGGACAGCTGGATATTGCGCGTCCAGAAACTGCCCTTGGGCAGGATCACCGCGATCCGTCCGTTCGCGTTGCTCAGCGAATCATGCACGGTATTGCCGACGCCCCTCAGCTTGGCTCGTGCCCGGACCGTGCCGGTGGTGCCCGATTCCGCGACGCCCCAGCCAGCGAGCAGCACGCCGAGCGGTGTCGGCGAGAGGCGTATGTCATAGTCGGTGACGACCGGCGCGCGACGCGCATTGATGACGATGTCCGACGCGACATTGCCGCGCGCCATCGCGAATGTGAGCGGCGACAGCGTGAGCAGGCTGTTGTCGAGCTTTAGCGTCAGCGCGATGTTCGACACCGGCAGGCTCCGTGCCCGCAGGGTACGCACGGTGTAGCGGACATCGGCATCGAAATTGCGCAGCGCCTCGACCTGCAGCCTGGCGTCGGGCAGCAATCGAGGCGCGCCACCGACTGTAGTGATCGCCCCGGCGGCACCCTTGGCCGCGATGAGGTCGGGATTATAGCCGATGAACGGCGCGACATCGATAATGTCGAGTTTGCGCGTCGCCAGCGTCGCGGTCAGCAATATTCGCGGTTCCTGCATCGCCACGGTCAGCGAACCGGCGATGTCGCTGTCGCCGAAATGCCCGCTAAGACGTGTGAAGCGCCACTCATTGCCAGCCTTGGTCAGCGCCGAATTGAGCGTGTAGGTGCGCGTCTCCGGGATGACCACGCCGATTACCGCCAGCAGGTCGGCCAGATTGCGTCCGCGCGCCGTGACGCGCAGCTTCGATCCTTCGAGTTCGGTCGCGCCGGGCAAGGTGCCGGCAATGTCGAGCTTGGTCCGCGCACCATCGATATGCACCAGCAGCTGATTCTCGCCGCCGGTGACCGTGGCATTGGGCGACAGCAATGCGCCGGTCATCGTGAATGGCGTGCCGCGTGCGCCGCCGGTACCGGTGAAGCGGATCGCGCTGGCGAATCGGCTGTCGGCCGCCTTGGCGGTTTCGATCGTCGCATCGGCAGACAATTGCATGCGCGGGTCGCGGTAGCGGATTTGCGTACCGTTCACCGTGGCGCTGCGGATCAGCGGCAGTTCGAGCGGCTTGCCTTTGCCCTCGCTGAACGTCCAGCTGTTGCGCTGACGTGCCTTGTCCCATTCGGCATCGACCTTCGCCCCGTCGAGCTCGAGGCGATTGACCCGTTTGATGCCGCGAAACACGAACGGCACGACCGCGAAGCGTACATCGATCCGCTTCGCTTCGAAGAAATTGGCCGGGCCATCGCCGGCGCGCGCCCAGTCCGGGTTGGCGACACGCAGGCCCTCGGCATAGAATTTGAGGTTGATGGGATTGAAATAGAACTGGAAATCGCCTGCGACGCGGACCTCGCGATGGGCCGATCGGCTCGCGATCGATTCGAACGTATGTTTAAGGAAGCGGCCCTTGGTGATGAACAGGATCGCCCAGGCCAGGATGATCGCGACCAGCAACCACAGGATGATGCGCCCAATCCAGCCGAGCGGGGTGTGCTTGCGATAGCGCCGCTTGTACCACGGCGTCGCTCCCTCGGGCTGCGCCGATTCGGCTACAGGCGTCGCGCCAGTCTCCGGCACAGCGTCGGCAGGGATCGTTACGGGGTCATCGGTTTCAGCCATCGGCTATGCAAGCGTCTGGCGGCACCAAATCGTTCCCGCCCGAATCTCTACGCATGGTTGCATTTGCGCCGACTCCCGGTTATGCGCCCGCCTTTCGCGAGTAAGAGGAACTGCCCGGCCGGTATGGGCTGCCGTGGCTGTTCATAAATCGTCGCGTTTATAAGGAGACGAAAATGCCCAAACTCAAGACGAAGAGCGGCGTCAAAAAACGCTTCAAGCTCACTGCCACCGGTTTGTTGAAGCACGGCGTTGCCGGCAAGCGTCACCGCCTGCTGCATCACAACGGTAAGTACATCCGCCAGAATCGCGGCACCAAGCTATTGTCCAAGGCCGATACGGCCGCGGTCAAGGCCTGGGCGCCTTACGGTCTCGGTTGAGCGGAAGGAATTAGACAATGGCACGCGTCAAACGGGGTGTAACCACCCACGCCAAGCACAAGCGGGTACTTGAACAGGCGAAGGGCTTTTACGGCCGTCGCAAGAACACGATCCGTATCGCCCGTCAGGCCGTCGAAAAGGCCGGACAATACGCCTATCGCGACCGCAAGGTTAAGAAGCGTTCGTTCCGCGCCCTGTGGATTCAGCGCATCAACGCGGCCGTCCGCGTCGAAGGCCTGACCTATGGCACGTTCATGCACGGCCTGAAGCTCGCTGGCGTCGATCTCGACCGCAAGGTCCTGGCCGATATCGCGATGCACGAAGGCGCGGCGTTTAGCGCCATCATCGCTCAGGCGAAGGCGGCTCTGCCCCAGGCCGCCTGAGGCGACCTGTAGCGACCGAATATGGGGCGCGGGAGGCTATGCTTCCCGCGCCTTTTTTTCGTTTTACTTCTGGCGTCAGTCCTTATGGGTGCCGCTGCAAATTCTCCCCCTCCCCGTGCCGCGGAGGAGCGTTGATCGAACGGTGATTGAATGTCCGACCTGAACCAATTGCAAAACGACCTGCTCGCCGCGATCGAGGCCGCGGGCGGCCTTGATGGGCTCGAATCAGTGCGGGTCAATGCGCTCGGCAAGCAAGGCGTGGTGACCGGTCTGCTCAAGACGCTGGGCGGCATGTCGCCTGACGAGCGGCTCGTGCAAGGGCCGAAGATTCAGGGGCTGCGCGAAGCGGTCACGACCGCGATCGCCAACCATAAGGCAATGTTCGAACGCCTTGAGCTTGATGCGCGGCTCGCGCGCGAGACGATCGACATGACCTTGCCGGCGGATGCGCTGCCCGCGGGCACGATCCATCCGGTCAGCCAGGTAATGGACGAGCTGGCGGAGATTTTCGCCGATCTCGGTTTCGCGGTCGCGACCGGTCCGGAGATCGAGGACGACTGGTATAATTTCACAGCGCTCAACATCCCGGAAACGCACCCGGCGCGGGCGATGCACGACACTTTCTATTTCCCCGATACCGTTGAGGGTGACAAGAAGATGTTGCTTCGCACGCACACCAGCCCCGTGCAGATCCG
This portion of the Sphingomonas sp. So64.6b genome encodes:
- a CDS encoding NAD(P)H-binding protein: MHIILGGTGHVGSAAAKALLARGEPVTIVAREEAKAEDLKRAGAKVAVADVLDTDALHRVLATGTRAFLLNPPADPKTDTDAQEKRTIAAILTALDGAGLDKIVAHSTYGAQAGDRLGDLNTLYALEQGVKAQAIPAAIIRAAYYFSNWDAALETARADGVVHTMYPVDFELPMVAPQDLGEQAARLLTDDRTGTYYVEGPARYSSADVAAAFAAALGTPVKAIATPRDQWVEGYKALGFSDRAAESYARMTGITLDGDYEQPDLPIRGKVTLHDYIRRLVDESPGG
- a CDS encoding helix-turn-helix transcriptional regulator, whose protein sequence is MRGTCEQPGPIFRQQLAKDHPVASMMATGDPWLLAWRGQALVRLDQLARDTGIPVVRLFDIERGESITLEELISIARVIHADPAELIASLPDPALLIA
- a CDS encoding pyridoxamine 5'-phosphate oxidase family protein, whose amino-acid sequence is MAKSLSDIAESMRDIDFAMLSTHTDGGAIGARPMSNNRDVEYDGDSFYFTTDDTRMVTDIAADPKVSLSFQGKAGMLGMRPFFVAIEGSAALIRDKTQFEQHWAKGLDRWFKQGVDTPGLVLIKVQGERAHYWDGENEGEVVIKAEASAQG
- a CDS encoding VOC family protein, producing the protein MINRGAFHHIDLNVSDLAAAKSVYGPVLEFLGYACIKDDDDGCEWDLKIEGRGAALGLKPCDPALSGHRHERYAPGLHHLAWRAESRADVDALHELLVDRGIKVLDAPAHYPQYWGDYYAVFFEDPDGMKLEVVHAPGWI
- the ung gene encoding uracil-DNA glycosylase, with amino-acid sequence MPDIKLHPAWLEPLRAEFDSPYMRELKSFLVAEKAAGTRFFPRGDEWFRALDLTPLQDVRVVILGQDPYHGEGQAHGLCFSVKPGVRPPPSLVNIYKELASDLDIPPARHGFLEHWAQQGVLLLNAVLTVRMGAAASHQGRGWEKFTDAVIRLVNAQDQPTVFMLWGSHAQKKAAFVDSVDRGGRHLVLKSVHPSPLSAYGGFFGSRPFSQANAFLEAHGRTPIDWALPALPA
- a CDS encoding endonuclease; translation: MQSLFDFAARDIERWRESLMPVLADIEPLPHRKPIGQLVKSLISGRTRDPVSLAAYRRLRARFGSARGIAMADPSGIEAVISDVTFAQEKAAWLVAALRTIGRERPDYTLDFLAGRSLEAALAWLERLPGVGRKVAAATLNASTLRMPVLIVDGHVLRVLVRLSFVTPRSDARATSEAVTAAMPDWDADDFLTLHMLLKRLGQVACRPDTPDCDACPLRHDCPSARN
- a CDS encoding ferritin-like domain-containing protein, coding for MGLFSKDIATLDDLFVHTLQDIYYAENQITKALPKMIDKATAPDLKAGFELHLRETEGQISRLERVFEMHGQEPKAVTCPAIDGIIKEANEIAGDVADKAVLDAALVAAAQAVEHYEITRYGTLIAWATQLGREDCAAVLAETLAEEKATDEKLTAMAESKVNAKAELAHA
- a CDS encoding alkylphosphonate utilization protein, whose protein sequence is MGDTDDEFVYDEASGEWISAADARAKAGDNAIEVRDAVGNLLADGDQVTLIKDLTVKGAGQTLKRGTLIKSIRLTGDPQEIDCRYEGIKGLVLRAEFVKKR
- a CDS encoding GGDEF domain-containing protein, yielding MAGVSTQRVADTVDASTQLFCRVGEFLRDNHLSPDPLHYAFAYRVLTDTQGPLARAVAHLTDGGVSLSRRDIENLGGEIGALAAPTPTEAMALAKSDGLVAQTLLQVEGFADMMQAMRTDTAGFSRDLAASANEIRRSHETVAVDEVVRITTRMLDRVNVAETRLEAATHEAAELRTKLEEARANARRDPLTDLPNRRAVEEAYAARSKAGDHVCLAVCDIDHFKTVNDRFGHSIGDRVLKAIGEALRQGCEGHMVARYGGEEFAILFVGVTREAALATLENAREAVAAKRYRLRESDEPLGAVTFSAGLTIAKPEEVFGTVFARADRLLYTAKDAGRNLSKAG
- a CDS encoding phospholipase A; this encodes MRFLILATAAATLTFATPALAQLRPLVEPPESAAAAQDGVEVFLINEGQVALPAAGPDTIDTVAKDGTRLRLVAAPDGQTMVSPGGFARMHYRLAAAAQMVAATAGTPPATAATAAASDRRPETLARGSNGTATVLADRISAYEPTYGVYGPGDAGAKMQFSVAVRLFGNEDGLRFKGAYTQTMFWALDKPSGPIRPTTYSPELFAELPLGQSTILGLGYRHDSNGEAGGQSIDVNRLFVRATKSFDLGGDWRFEVTPQAWFYSSRVGRGTDLDRYWGYTSLSASVAQTDGLKVAGTLRGNPGTGKGAGELFISYPLTRIGPAGLYLFGQAFSGYGEALSRFDSSDSHARIGFAFTR